In a single window of the Pseudomonas sp. B21-015 genome:
- a CDS encoding fumarate hydratase, which produces MTVIKQDDLIQSVADALQFISYYHPVDFIQAMHEAYLREESPAARDSIAQILINSRMCATGHRPICQDTGIVTVFVRVGMDVRWDGATMGLDDMINEGVRRAYNLPENVLRASILADPAGARKNTKDNTPAVIHYSIVPGNTVEVDVAAKGGGSENKSKMAMLNPSDSIVDWVLKTVPTMGAGWCPPGMLGIGIGGTAEKAAVMAKEVLMESIDIHELKARGPQNRIEEMRLELFEKVNQLGIGAQGLGGLTTVLDVKIMDYPTHAASLPVCMIPNCAATRHAHFVLDGSGPASLEAPPLDAYPEIVWEAGPSARRVNLDTLTPEEVQSWKPGETVLLNGKMLTGRDAAHKRMVEMLNKGEPLPVDLKGRFIYYVGPVDPVREEVVGPAGPTTATRMDKFTRQILEQTGLLGMIGKSERGPTAIEAIKDHKAVYLMAVGGAAYLVAQAIKKSRVVAFAELGMEAIYEFDVKDMPVTVAVDSKGESVHITGPAIWQQKISESLAVEVQ; this is translated from the coding sequence ATGACCGTGATCAAGCAAGACGACCTGATTCAGAGCGTTGCCGACGCCCTGCAATTCATTTCCTACTACCACCCCGTGGACTTCATCCAGGCGATGCACGAGGCCTACCTGCGTGAAGAATCGCCGGCAGCCCGCGACTCCATCGCGCAAATCCTGATCAACTCGCGCATGTGCGCCACCGGCCACCGCCCGATCTGCCAGGACACCGGCATCGTTACCGTGTTCGTGCGTGTGGGCATGGACGTGCGTTGGGATGGCGCCACCATGGGCCTGGACGACATGATCAACGAAGGCGTGCGCCGGGCTTACAACCTGCCGGAAAACGTCCTGCGTGCCTCGATCCTCGCCGACCCGGCGGGCGCTCGTAAAAACACCAAGGACAACACCCCGGCCGTTATCCACTACTCCATCGTTCCGGGTAACACCGTGGAAGTGGACGTGGCAGCCAAGGGCGGCGGTTCCGAGAACAAGTCGAAAATGGCCATGCTCAACCCGTCCGACTCGATCGTCGACTGGGTTTTGAAAACCGTTCCGACCATGGGCGCCGGCTGGTGCCCACCGGGCATGCTCGGCATCGGCATCGGCGGCACCGCCGAGAAAGCCGCCGTCATGGCCAAGGAAGTGTTGATGGAGTCCATCGACATTCACGAGCTCAAGGCACGCGGCCCGCAGAACCGTATCGAAGAGATGCGCCTGGAGCTGTTCGAGAAGGTCAACCAACTGGGCATCGGCGCCCAGGGCCTGGGTGGCCTGACCACCGTGCTCGACGTGAAGATCATGGATTACCCGACCCACGCCGCTTCGTTGCCGGTGTGCATGATCCCCAACTGCGCCGCCACCCGTCACGCGCACTTCGTGCTCGACGGTTCCGGCCCGGCCTCGCTGGAGGCGCCACCGCTGGACGCCTACCCGGAAATCGTCTGGGAAGCCGGCCCGTCGGCCCGTCGCGTCAACCTCGACACCCTGACTCCGGAAGAAGTGCAGAGCTGGAAGCCGGGCGAAACCGTCCTGCTCAACGGCAAGATGCTCACCGGTCGCGACGCCGCGCACAAGCGCATGGTCGAGATGCTGAACAAGGGTGAACCCTTGCCGGTGGACCTCAAGGGTCGCTTCATCTACTACGTCGGCCCGGTTGATCCGGTACGCGAAGAAGTGGTTGGCCCTGCCGGCCCGACCACGGCGACGCGAATGGACAAGTTCACCCGTCAGATCCTCGAGCAAACCGGCCTGCTGGGCATGATCGGCAAATCCGAGCGCGGCCCGACCGCGATCGAAGCGATCAAGGACCACAAAGCCGTTTACCTGATGGCGGTCGGCGGCGCGGCTTACCTGGTGGCGCAAGCGATCAAGAAATCCCGCGTGGTGGCTTTCGCCGAACTGGGCATGGAAGCGATCTACGAGTTCGACGTCAAAGACATGCCGGTCACTGTTGCAGTCGATAGCAAGGGTGAGTCGGTACACATCACCGGTCCTGCCATCTGGCAGCAAAAGATCAGTGAAAGCCTGGCGGTAGAAGTGCAGTAA
- a CDS encoding diguanylate cyclase, whose product MTHNAIQRLLLKRFALAAGTYALALLLLWLAFYTGHYDDSVTGMVIGSVLVGLSQGVLFAVFYSGANLRFSDPSLTEVQILLGLGWQTWLIAHLDEARGAFLVFYLLILLFGLFHLSRMAIVRCALLVFFSFSAITLWKGYHFQLTDPTLALLQVCVLFVVLGWLVLYARYVQMSRQRMRQRRFALQAHQDTLRGMMRQLEDLVATDELTGLFNRRHFLRLASRELNAMDADVVHGLALIDLDHFKRINDVHGHAAGDQVLQAFAGVATACLRDGDILARYGGEEFVVLLPDCDAERLTACCERLRMAFMDVELVGLDVRNLSLSAGMTLLELGDDLDHALHRADQALYRAKRDGRNRCAAAWENVDA is encoded by the coding sequence TTGACCCATAACGCCATCCAGCGGCTTTTGCTTAAACGCTTTGCCCTCGCGGCCGGCACCTACGCCCTGGCTTTGCTGCTGCTGTGGCTGGCGTTTTACACCGGCCATTACGATGACTCGGTCACCGGCATGGTGATCGGCAGCGTGTTGGTGGGGCTCAGCCAGGGGGTGTTGTTCGCGGTGTTTTACAGCGGCGCTAACCTGCGTTTCTCTGATCCCAGCCTGACTGAAGTGCAGATACTGCTGGGGCTGGGTTGGCAAACCTGGCTGATCGCCCATCTGGACGAGGCTCGCGGCGCGTTTCTGGTGTTTTACCTGCTGATTCTGTTATTCGGGCTGTTTCATCTTTCGCGCATGGCCATTGTGCGTTGCGCGTTGCTGGTGTTCTTCAGTTTCAGCGCCATCACCTTGTGGAAGGGCTACCACTTTCAGCTGACCGACCCGACGCTGGCCCTGTTACAGGTGTGCGTGCTGTTTGTGGTGCTTGGTTGGCTGGTGCTTTACGCCCGCTACGTCCAGATGTCACGCCAGCGTATGCGTCAGCGGCGGTTCGCCTTGCAGGCGCATCAGGACACCCTGCGCGGGATGATGCGCCAGCTCGAAGACCTGGTGGCGACCGACGAACTCACCGGGCTGTTCAACCGCCGACATTTCCTGCGTCTGGCCTCCCGCGAGTTGAACGCCATGGACGCCGATGTGGTGCATGGCCTGGCGTTGATCGACCTCGACCACTTCAAACGCATCAACGATGTTCACGGCCATGCTGCCGGCGATCAGGTGCTGCAAGCGTTTGCCGGGGTGGCCACTGCCTGCCTGCGCGATGGCGATATCCTGGCCCGCTATGGCGGTGAAGAGTTTGTGGTGCTGTTGCCCGATTGCGATGCCGAGCGCCTGACGGCTTGCTGCGAGCGGTTGCGCATGGCCTTCATGGATGTCGAATTGGTCGGCCTGGATGTGCGCAACCTCAGCCTGTCGGCGGGCATGACCTTGTTGGAGCTGGGCGACGATCTGGATCACGCCTTGCACCGCGCCGATCAGGCGTTGTACCGCGCCAAGCGCGATGGCCGCAACCGTTGTGCGGCGGCCTGGGAGAATGTCGATGCCTGA
- a CDS encoding iron-sulfur-binding ferredoxin reductase, which yields MPELRVGARQWTVAAGSNLLDALNQNGVSVPYSCRAGSCHACLVKCVEGLPGDSRPDALSHEQRQQGWRLACQCQVVDDLQIETFDPLRDGLAAQVAASDWLSPSVLRLRLTSERPLRYQAGQHLVLWAGQVARPYSLASLPEEDRFLEFHLDCRQPGEFSDAARRLKIGDPIRLGELRGGALHYDPDWHSRPLWLLAAGTGLGPLFGILREALRQHHQGAIRVIHLAHDAGEHYLAKPLQAMADGRENLNVELWTAAELPAALAQLRLVSRQTLALVCGAPDSVDAFARRLYLAGLPRNQLLADVFLPHG from the coding sequence ATGCCTGAGTTACGGGTCGGCGCACGCCAATGGACGGTGGCGGCGGGCAGCAACCTGCTCGATGCCTTGAATCAAAACGGTGTGTCGGTGCCCTATAGCTGCCGCGCCGGTAGTTGCCATGCGTGCCTGGTCAAATGTGTCGAGGGCTTGCCCGGCGACAGCCGTCCCGATGCCTTGAGCCATGAACAGCGCCAGCAGGGTTGGCGCCTGGCCTGTCAGTGCCAGGTGGTCGACGATCTGCAAATCGAAACCTTCGACCCGCTGCGCGATGGCCTTGCCGCTCAGGTGGCCGCCAGTGATTGGCTGAGCCCCAGCGTGTTGCGTTTGCGCCTGACGAGTGAGCGACCGTTGCGCTATCAGGCAGGGCAGCATCTGGTGTTGTGGGCGGGGCAGGTGGCGCGACCGTATTCCCTGGCCAGCCTGCCGGAGGAGGACCGCTTTCTGGAGTTCCACCTCGATTGCCGCCAACCGGGGGAATTCAGTGATGCGGCGCGTCGCTTGAAAATCGGCGATCCGATCCGCCTCGGCGAGTTGCGCGGCGGGGCACTGCATTACGACCCGGACTGGCACAGCCGACCACTCTGGTTGCTGGCGGCCGGCACCGGTCTGGGGCCGTTGTTCGGTATCTTGCGCGAAGCGTTGCGTCAGCATCACCAGGGCGCCATCCGCGTTATTCATCTGGCCCATGATGCCGGTGAGCATTATCTGGCCAAACCCCTGCAAGCCATGGCCGACGGCCGTGAAAATCTGAACGTCGAGCTCTGGACGGCGGCCGAGTTGCCCGCGGCTTTGGCGCAACTGCGCCTTGTTTCCCGGCAAACCCTGGCCTTAGTCTGCGGAGCCCCCGACAGCGTCGACGCCTTTGCCCGGCGCCTGTACCTGGCCGGTTTGCCGCGCAATCAACTGCTGGCGGATGTCTTTCTACCCCATGGTTGA